The genomic stretch aTTGGTATTTTTCACGTTTATAATAAGATGTGTCCTTAAAGCAAAATATTAATCTTTGAATGTTTTTCTACGATTCTTCTAGTGACGAAAATGGTTAAAGGAATATACAAAGACGTAAACAATAAGATATGAGTATTTGGCTTACATtaaaatgaaacaaagttagttattttctgatgcaaaagaatttttttccatGGTTTCGTCAACGTTTCAAGATAAGGCGGGGAGCACTCAAACCTATTTTAAGTACAATATTTTCCTCCAAACTGCACTAGTACAATTCCTGCTCCGTTAAAGTTAGCCCCTACTTTGAATCTCCTCGCTAGTGCACCCtaccaaattaatgttttttccGCTCTACAAATGTTTAgtgaaattatttatgttttagtcaacaaacttaggtacaAACGAATGTCTTCAacctatcgaccattttttatcactttcgagCTAAAAAATGCTCGATCAAACCATTACGTAATGCCAGTTTTGCTCGAAGATCAACTGCAATAATACGCCATCTACTCGTTCCGAGCTCGAATCGAAATCGGCAATGTCAAATGTGGTCGAAACGAACAGAAATcagtcgaaacgaaatgcgcaatgccaccccagcATTtgctaagcaaaacgtgattttcaaaaattttctatctttgtcctttaattttcaaaatcatgaattaaaactgctcagaatcgctacaatgacagttcgcccatgtgccaactgtcattgtagcgattagGAGCGATTTTTATCCTGCAttgaaaaatcgaaggacaatgacatacagttttgaaaaatcatgttttgttcagaaaattacactcttctaGCTGATATACTAAAATCAGAAATCTGTGAATAGCTATACAACCCAattatgaaataaattaaatGAAGGTTGCTTCATTCGCGATTAcgaagttgaaagagatttGAAAGGCTGCTTGCTcctacgcgaactctcatatgcgaTTGTCAAAAAGTGTGTGATgacaagcaaaaatatttcctcttttcttattcgcatgcaaaaaccaaacaaatatcagcaccttCGTAGTTCTGATCTGCTCCCGCGAAGCCTATTTCAGGAAACTGGGCGATTATTTTTATCGAAACTCATAACAACTCATGAGTTGCAGCAAGACCATTTATTGGGAAGAAACAGTTGATATTAAATATTTAGCGCTGCACTCGTCTGTACACCGAAGAAAAATCctcaaaaatcttcgtccttattggAAACGTTACattcatgcgccaccatgtaagcttattgcctactaacttattttcgtaaaacggttaatgtctttgctaatgggtgtgcacgcttgcttatgtCAACGCtagcggcattactgacggtttttggctttgataatgaatgtgtacACTTGCCAATAGcgacgataaatatcaaaatatattcaCCAATAACgtataatattaccgaaatatttctcTTAAATATAAAGTAGTCTAGCCCCTAGCCTTCTATAACCTTTCCTtatcttttatttttgtatgaaatgttctctaattgaaattttgacaactgaaaaggGGCCTCGACATATTACTTGGCATCTGGGCCCTCACAACTCTTAATCCGGGCCTGAGTACAGGGACTGTAGTAGTACTACTGCTGAATTTGAACTTATACTTAGATTTATACGTTTCTTGCAGAATGGTTCTTGCGTAAAATTTTAGGTGAGTTATGTGATAAAACTATATATTGTGATATTGTAACCCCACAAATTTGTGAGTGGCTCCTCAAGTTTTCGATATAAAAAAGACCACTATGAGGTGTGTCGGTATAAATCAAATCCACACCGTGTAGTATAGTATTTTGCAGTTCACTGAAATATACCACTTACTGGGCGTGTCCCCTACAGCATACCGTTGTCTTTTAGTTTGAATCGGtcttgaataaaaaaactgaacaattttgtgCTCAAGTAAAATAAATAACTCGTGCGTGGCCCCTGAAGCATTATTAACGTCTGTAAGTTTAAACCAATACCAAATTTTAATAAGCTAAGTGTGCATCTCTAATCAGCCGTCTGAACGGGGAATAAACCGACAATTGTTCAATAGAGACGGATACAAACCATACACACTTACATTTAATCACCGAATTCGTTTTTTCACcgacttttcaacagctgagcgctAGGTaaaaccacagacagacgtccaagcaagaacaacattgatcaaaatttccgtgtaaattttcaaagtaaattgccttataaatcacttgtacactagcgccgcctggtgaccttatcgctacaatacattttttttcgctggtgcacgaggctggcggtcagcgatgccaacctttttttataaaaagctggaagaattcaaaataaaaaaactggagaaaactggataTATAAATATGAAGCTTTTACATACATTTATTTGATTTCGGTTCAAATGCTGCACCGTATTATTGCATGTAACCAAAAAGTCTGAAAGAAAATTGTTTACACATGGAGATTATAGTTACTGGCGTACATGAAATTGAGTAGATTTCGAATAAAATCTTATAACCGAGGcgcatgaatgcacaaaatactgaaaagaccATACATATAATGGGaatgagttaaaaaaatgtggtgatgtacagaaaactggataaaactggaacaattttcaaaaaactggaaatattcaaccttcagctgtttcgctgacgagcttcaaaaaaactggagatatccaggaaaaacaggagggttggcaacgctgcTGGCgttactggtagcgctatctggttacggatcgctactacaaaaaaatttacacaagtttggaactcagcttggacgtctgtctgcggtaaaacgttcggtaatataaaccactaccgaccgatcagtaatcaaattgttgttgctttctgtcattattaccgacctaatttgtgaaaacgacgaatgcaattagttgccaaaaccaccgatcaaatctgtaagttgtgtaagacagtaccgaaagatctgtgaattttgttttttgtttacttttaattatttaagaaaaccagaaatatgtgggaaatttatattattatttttattcaaatgttattaaaaattttaactattgaaaactaaaaaaaaaatcaaaaatcgtcgTTCGCCGCACTGAATTTGCTTGAGTGAAAATCAAACGTTTTTCACTGCTGTGGACTGTGAATGAACTTCATGCCAGTTGTGCTCATAGTTTCAAAGTCGAGGATCTTCCGGATGTGTCCACTAACATGGCGGTGTAAACTATTTACGTAGCATGCAACAAATGCTCGGGAGTAGAAGCAAAAATTGTGATGGTTTGATGCCTAAAATATTCACAAATTCTATCATCATAtacttacgaaaaatttgttctatgcGATCATCTTCTTGCTGAAATTGTTGGAAAACGTCctcaatttttttcttacgcAGGAACTCCAATGTTCAAACGAACCGAGAATGTGACTTGACAACCAGAAGGAGAACAACGAATAGAGAAAATTTGACTGCGCTATAGTTGGTACGGAAGTTTTTTACCAATATTCggtaaaagttcaatttaccgAACAGTTCAGTAGAAAGTATAGCTGTATTCAGTAAAATTATTTGTTACTACAGAAAATATGTaaagttatatcaattttataaactactctgtattttctcaaacttaccgatcgaaattgtaataataattaccgaacttttattatctgattgagtgtgtatgatcgcatcacttatcaaagtgaatcccgGTCCAACCTACCCTTCCCTACTAACCTTCTTCCTGTGGCCTTTGCGAAGATGCCGTGTTaacggtctccaaatagcaaagGTCACGTTAACATCCCTTCCCTCTTCcaacctgattgcaaggacgtggtcGGCGTTGTTATTGACCATTCAAAGTACATATTGaattactaaaacttgtacaattagaatggtcggtcactcccagccctatttatgtcgaattcgtgtttacggcaggactatcccgtcccggactacgctttgcagctgaaaaaaaaaaacactccaagcagttgcaatggtgagcgtaataccagaggtaactgtcacttttgttttggtcattatcgccattgtcttctatcgcatttgtgctactgtacgaaaaatttgccaatttactgaaaaatgacaaaataacaaaataaaataaataaaattcaacctgatatttgacacgcgaagaacgattatcaaagcaaaccgattcttcaaaactgcactctgtttcttgcgtggactgtccggaaaatgtaaaaaaaacagtgataggacaaagtgtagtccgcggggaagctacaccgcaaaaacgaaaacgacattagttgattcactgtgcaattttactgattcggatcaattacggagtgcaaccattgatatgtgcagtcagtcaagctaagcaaAGCTAACCTAAAACTATATAttgtgatgtttcatgattcttGATTATGCTATTTTTGAGCAAtcgtttatttgttcaattgaaTAAACTCGAACTGATAATTCCAATATTCgatattacaaagtatttatcgcTGTATTTCTAGGCACTAGTCTACCTATAAAACAACTCCTTGACAGCACATTATTGTCGGAGTGATATTAatgtgacagataaacgataaatatcaaaatatatgcaccaatatcgtataatattaccgaaatatttctcttgaaaataaagttgtctagcccCTAGATGTGGATATTGCAATTTTTCTAGCTATACTCTTTACAAACATTTGACATCCCTAACACAGAAATCAAACCGTTTTCCAAGTGTTCCGCTACCAGACTAGCGTTGTCAGCTAAAGACAGTTACTGAATAATATAAACAATAAGTTGTTGAGCATTGATTTCGCGAGCGATTTGATTTCTCGCGTTGGTTTACAAATTAGGCAATTTCTGCACAAGTTTTCCTACATAAAACCGAAatgttttcagaaaaaattcgtCAGCTTACTCTGCTGTTAGAAAAACAGGAGCTGGAGGttagttttgaaaataatttttttcaggtATTGTGTTGGTATTCATTACATCATTTTTTTCGGTTCACTCGCAGGCCCCGAACGGGATTGTCTCAGTGCAGCTATATTCGGAATTGTTCGCGGCATATCTTTTCCGAAATGACCTGTATGTTTTTGtgtttattactatttttttgGATATTATGATTGTTGTATTTGCTTTAAATTCTAGTTCCAACGCACGATTTTTATGGAAACGGATCCCTCCGAGTGTAAAAGCCGGACACACTGAGTTAGAACAAATGTACAAAGTTTACCAATGTTTATGGAATAACGATACAGTGGGATTTTATAAAGTCATCAATCACGATTGGTCTAAGCATGTGTCCGAGCTAATGTTTGAACTCAAAGATAAAATCCAACAGGAAACCATCAATCTGATTGGGCGAGCATACAGTTCAATTTTCGAGAATGTTTTCGCTGAAATGACTAACCAAACCCCGGATATGATTGCTGAGCTATGCAAATCGCAAAACTGGGAAATAATCGACGGACCACATCCGAGATTGATTGTGCCAAAGCATCCTGCCGCCGACAAGCCACTAGTAGTTAGTTCCGAAGATCAGCTGCAAAAATTGACGGACTTCGTTTCTTTTCTGGAGAATTGAATGTACATCGGCTGATACTATACTACAGGTTGAACGAATTAAACTCGACCTTCTTAGAGTGTAAGGTCTTGTatattaaacaaattaaaataaaaattcccGCTTGCGACCTACGGCTTATAATCAGTAAAATCAACAATAACTCAATACCAAAGCGATATTTCACGAATATTCAAACTACTTGCTATTGTAGCACTTGTCTTGGTAGTATAGGTCGGACACGATTATCTGAAGTGTCGAAAATTTCACTCCGAATAATCGAATCACCATGTTCCAAAATTTGTTATCAATGaacgtaaaaaaattattttctctcGTTGTGTTACTTGAATAGTGTAACCAAAAATCCTTTCTGTAGAGAAAAGGGATAAAGTCCAGAGaagcaaaaagaaaataatttgaTACTGGTGCCGGGAGGAACAGAAATGGTAACAAAAGTTCCAAAAAGAACAGTAAAGGTAAAATTCTAAAATAATtatcaaaataaacaacaacaaaaacttaTTCtcgataatcgagtctaaaatcccggataatcgagtctgacctgtagtataggtagaaaaaaaatccagtaAGTAAGAGTATTCGAAATGCATGTATGTACCAGATAAATTATTATTGATGCTGTATGAATACTTTTATTCTGATTGATCCAAATGTCTCTTCGGTGGTTTGCTACCTATAGAAGGCAGGTCTATGCCAAAGGTGGACTGTGAGTGTACTTCAAAATATTGTAACGTAATTATTTAGACCGCTTGGACGATGCATactattttaatttaaaaaatggtTGATGAATGCAATCgtagttttaaaattattttaacccgtaaagacccgggacgaacttttttttagaaaatggtcgttctcagcgatgctgcggccgatttgagtaaactcggaatattattcaaggggaatagttgttctaagttttagtaagggtgccacccctctgaacccctcccagtttatgtgagacccaaatatgtctgtgcctttttttattttttcctactgattgaacaaacgcatggatttatcatacgtatcaaatgtcctttgcatcaaatcatgtcgagtagatgaaatacgattaacaaaagtaaattttgaagttaccaaattatttcagtgcaaaatcacataactacgtattttcatagaaagtcaaaaaagatgttctactgagggagattgtagctgtgtccttcaagttttctactctacatttttagaattaggtcttctaagtccaaatatgttgaaagattcattctagcatatacagattttgaaaaaaacaagtttgaattcactaaagtacgaattttcatggaaattcgattttctcagtctctcacagtaggtttctattttgtttttccatttttcgactttgcatttttagaaaaaggtctcctgaattcaaatatggcgaaagatttattctagcatgaacagattttgagaaaaacaagtttgaattcactaaagtacgagttttcatggaaattcaattttctcagtctctcacagtaggtttctattttgtttttccatttttcaactttacatttttagaaaaaggtctcctgaattcaaatatggcgaaagatttattctagcatgagcagattttgagaaaaacaagtttgaattcactaaagtacgaattttcatggaaattcgattttctcagtctctcacagtaggtttctattttgtttttccatttttcgactttgcatttttagaaaaaggtctcctgaattcaaatatggcgaaagatttattctagcatgaacagattttgagaaaaacaagtttgaattcactaaagtacgaattttcatggaaattcgattttctcagtctctcacagtaggtttctattttgtttttccatttttcaactttgcatttctagaaaaaggtctcctgaattcaaatatggcgaaagatttattctagcatgaacagattttgagaaaaacaagtttgaattcactaaagtacgaattttcatggaaattcgattttctcagtctctcacagtaggtttctatttagtttttccatttttcaactttccatttttagaaaaaggtctcctgaattcaaatatggcgaaagatttattctagcatgaacagattttgagtgaaacatggttaaaattatcaaagtaTGTACGTCTTAGACAAGTAATTATATCTGTATCTAACTAGATACCCGCAACTCGGTATCAAAGTTTTGGTTTATAGCATAGAACAGAATTCGTATATTTATAAACCATACGGAATCTCGGGTTGGTTTAGAAATatacgaactgaaaaaaaaattaaagcctttcaagttttaaaacaaaaaaaaaagagtcacgtggcttgtgattagtctttagagtaaataaagcggacgatagagttttttttgttttcttggacaatttatacggagactacggtcggaactacgaataactaaccaaaccaacgaagataaaaaaaatcgatgtgagcactggcaccgcaaaacgtttgtgttagtgtgtaccttagtgtaccttagtgagtaccttagtaccttagtgagttcaaactcgtttttctcaaaatcagttcatgctagaataaatctttcgccatatttggattcaggagaccttttataaaaatgcaaagttaaaaaatggaaaaataaaacaaaaatctactgtgagagactgagaaaatcaaatttccatgaaaattcgtactttagtgaattcaaacttgtttttctcaaaatctgttcatgctagaataaatctttcgccatatttgaattcaggagacctttttctaaaaatgtaaagttgaaaaatggaaaaacaaaatagaaacctactgtgagagactgagaaaatcgaatttccatgaaaattcgtactttagtgaattcaaacttgtttttctcaaaatctgttcatgctagaataaatctttcgccatatttgaattcaggagacctttttctagaaatgcaaagttgaaaaatggaaaaacaaaatagaaacctactgtgagagactgagaaaatcgaatttccatgaaaattcgtactttagtgaattcaaacttgtttttctcaaaatctgttcatgctagaataaatctttcgccatatttgaattcaggagacctttttctagaaacgcaaagttgaaaaatgggaaaaacaaaatagaaacttactgtgagagactgagaaaatcgaatttccatgaaaattcgtactttagtgaattcaaacttgtttttctcaaaatctgttcacgctagaataaatctttcgccatatttgaattcaggagtcctttttctaaaaatgcaaagttgaaaaatggaaaaacaaaatagaaacctactgtgagagactgagaaaatcgaatttccatgaaaattcgtactttagtgaattcaaacttgtttttctcaaaatctgttcacgctagaataaatctttcgccatatttgaattcaggagtcctttttctaaaaatgcaaagttgaaaaatggaaaaacaaaatagaaacctactgtgagagactgagaaaatcgaatttccatgaaaattcgtactttagtgaattaaAACTTGTTTtcctcaaaatctgtatatgctagaatgaatcttttaacatatttggacttagaagacctaattctaaaaatgtagagtagaaaacttgaaggacacagctacaatctccctcagtagaacatcttttttgactttctatgaaaatacgtagttatgtgattttgcactgaaataatttggtaacttcaaaatttacttttgttaatcgtatttcatctactcgacatgatttgatgcaaaggacatttgatacgtatgataaatccatgcgtttgttcaatcagtaggaaaaaataaaaaaaggcacagacatatttgggtctcacataaactgggaggggttcagaggggtggcacccttactagaacttagagcaactattccccttgaataatattccgagtttactcaaatcggccgcagcatcgctgagaacgaccattttctaaaaaaaagttccgtcccgggtctttacgggttaaatatTGCTCAATTCTGTtgctccttgttcatattcttcatattatacccaaataaatgacatttttgatgaatttttattacttttctgattagaccaatcatacaattcttttgcgcttgtaatgggatgttcatgttctttagctaaacttgcatttcttgccattcgttttaatatgccactttgcatcgacgttatattttgttttgaacttgcgaagacttgcaaagttttttctatttttatattgtaagGCAGCTCCATCGGAcataaatatcgcttttttcaactgtattgttgttttcaaaaaactcattaatatggcaatgaacacctgaaccgcaacagtatcatgatggagtacttccgatattatgatgaagctgatattcttaagtgttccagattctgaatagtaaacaacgaacgaACAATAGttaacaacgaagggatgaatggtggcttgactattattccaataactacacgaatcacaaattgataaagacgtattaaaaggagcttgactgttcaatatttttaattttgcaataacgttttcgtttaatttgcgtaagcttgatgagcaccgatgatcaggaaagggtttacagcacttgTGCTTGGTGTATtcgattttcactttattcatcttcacaaaatgcaaactgttagaaacacttctggagaagtgcaatcgtatttatatacgaaaaaagATATTATAGGatattggtagcgtactttacaagtaggtagtgttgcacgacaaacatatttttttataaaacattcggcaaaggggaacgtgtaggtaggctaaagtacagcgcctgagttatttatccaatcgatttgttgtcaaagaatgaattgtatatttttgatcaagcattccaatgagcgaatggtttttgctggagaaccatggacaaattaagaaaaacgtgtattttccgaaatatttagaatttttcgagcttaaatttaaaataactcgaaaaccgatgcctttagaatgtttacaaccaagagctttttgattaacaagtaggtttaaatccctacgaatgataagtcctaattgcgaaagcaaacaaatcctaacaattaaaattacaaatttctaacagtgttgagaagtcaccatttgtgattggacacacatactcattatttactaatatttatcataaatacttaagctactaacaaatccccccttaaaaaaaaaaagagctttttgattcaaaatgactctctgcatcttttaaaatcatcagaatacaaatattttgaaaaatgtttgaattagaattttcataaaaaaattaatccaccataaaaaaatatttttcatttctccatcccgCACTtctttttaaagttgcgtattaacgtctagtttctttaaaaataaataaaaataattcaacttttttttttttaaattgaaatttaatgttaatttttaatttttttaggtaaaaaaaacttttttttgtacagtgcatatttttttatgatgcatttttaattctctacaactcattctcagacagtttttctatacaaccaacggtttctgggctacaatgcttcgaataaaacctatgccaagaggcatacgcccttttagaatgtacactaaggtcgggtcttacgcggttttttttacgcggcttccggaatttacgcggattccggaatttacgcggtttttttacgcggattccggaatttaggcggttttttttacgcggattccggaatttacgcgttttttttacgcggcacgtttcccccgcgtaaaaagcgactttagtgtaactcatgggtgtaaaaactctccatctgtgaaaaatgctcagtttgctgagccaaatacgtgtgcaaagtttcattcaaatcaaaaatggtcgatattcgaccataggtcatttggcgcgatcttgctcttaaCTGCATTTTGATGAAtccggtcatttgaaaacatcattgaatcattaacaattaaaaagatattcaatttgatcaaaacattttgcaattaactatgactctggttctattcacatgcattcggttctatGCTTCTGGTACCAGCATCAATTAATTATGTGGCAAAAAACATCGCTAATGGCTGTTTTGACAGCAATTAGGCTTACGAAAATAAACCATGATTTGGTAGTCATAGTTGAGAATGCTTCGTTCAGAGTCCAGAGTATTAGGATATTACGAATGAAAGAATTGATGAACACTGCATTGAAAAGTGAAGAGTCTATCCTGTATCGACTCGTGaaaaaaacctattttagtGGTGCAATTGGGACTACCGAAACCCCGTGTGATAGAAGAAGTGAACATTAAAACTATGCGGCTATAGATAAGTATAGTGAACATGCGGGAGGTAGTTCCAaatagaggtgggcaatccgctcacgagctgatctaaagagctggttcttcaaagtgagtgagtgatctatcgctcttttttaaagagcggttACTCACCCCTcacttcaagcaaaaagctgaagctgATTTTGCAAGTGAGCGCCATATGAATGCtttacaccccaagcgcaaagcggcgtgtgacactgcaatagaactcccagaaaatagctgCCACCGGCTGCCTGTTCTTctatgcataaccatccaccagccgcgggaataaaaataaaatctacttgccacagttcacacacagcacacgggctggctaacgccgggacgcacacgaaaagtggaacgaaacgagcgaaagaactggttcactgatcttttgaatctatgcagacaatccgctcgcgagctgatcagaaaatcagttctttaaaagatcgaattcttctgatcgcgagcggattgcctgcggGCTGAACAAAAAAGCCATCGAACgaaccagttcttctgagagcgaaagatttcgctcttttaaagaactgaatcttttgatcagcctgcgagcggattgccagatcagtgaatcagttctttcgttcttttcgttccacatccattcgtgtgcgtactcggcgttagccaacccgtgtacctgtgtatggactgttgcaagttgtttttttgcatgcttttgcggctggctggtgactgggtgatgagaaatgcaggtcatgcatatcagggcagacgtttggtggcagcttgtttttgggagttctattgtaattttgcgcgaccttgcg from Wyeomyia smithii strain HCP4-BCI-WySm-NY-G18 chromosome 3, ASM2978416v1, whole genome shotgun sequence encodes the following:
- the LOC129729838 gene encoding COP9 signalosome complex subunit 8; this encodes MFSEKIRQLTLLLEKQELEAPNGIVSVQLYSELFAAYLFRNDLSNARFLWKRIPPSVKAGHTELEQMYKVYQCLWNNDTVGFYKVINHDWSKHVSELMFELKDKIQQETINLIGRAYSSIFENVFAEMTNQTPDMIAELCKSQNWEIIDGPHPRLIVPKHPAADKPLVVSSEDQLQKLTDFVSFLEN